acatTCACACTGGATGTAGAAAGCAACTTTATTTGAATAGGTAGACCTTCATTTCTTCCCATACTAGTATTCCCtgaatacaacaatacaaatcTACtataaaagtccactatatgcagggaaatcctgaaatgttttcctcaaaaaaacaatttctttacaactgaagaaagaaagacatgaacatcttggatgacaagggggtgagtaaattatctataaatttttgtaCTGGAAgggaacttctcctttaataaaaactCCAGCACTTTCAGCAGTAAGTGAATTCTTGCAActtacaaacatttctgattggCCTATGTGTTCAAGAAAtcaacagatatgtctgtgattggctacattgCTCAATGCTGCAAAAAAACACGTTATAAATAGTAACTCTGGACACTGTCcagagcacaaacacaaatatgcaatGGACAGTTTGGCAGATCTTCAATTGCTTGTGCTTTTGTTTAAGGGTATTTAGCACCCTCTCGTACTCGCATAGAACTGGGCTTGGGCTTGACTAACCACTCCAATTGTAGCAGGGCTGACATCGGAGATTCCATGACTAAACCTTGCATGCCCAATGTCCTCCATGATTGTATaacattcttttttaaaatgcaaataaacaaacaaatttttatACTTATCTACTAACAGTGCCGTGAGAAGCGTCTTATGTACATACTCCATTTTTCTGTCTATAAGACAAATGTAATGGATTGTGCATATAACACAACTAactaaaaagtacaaaacaaacaggctttttttttaaaataataatgacaataatgaaAAGATATGCTggacaatagtaataataatattacttgaCAAGAGTTGCTGTTTCCATTCTGTCCGAAACACTCATAGACTTgcaaatgtttcttttgtaattttttcccCTGGAACCAACCACAGTTCTTTATCCTCCCCTTCTAAGTTAACTTTAACCTACCAGTCTAGAGTGTAATAGTACACTCCGTTTTGAGTTACAGTATCAAATGACCCCCCCCACCCCCATAGCCATAAACACCATCGCAGATAaggaaaaagtgaaaattccGAAAAAAAGTAAGTATTGGACTTGTGATCTTCAGATGTACGTGTATTATCAGCAACCTGTTTTGATCTGGACACATTTGCTTTGATATAAAAGCGATTGTGTAAGAGTCGTGTGCAAGATTTACTTAAAATCAGTTCATGGGCACAACTGAGTTGATTTGCATGAATTTGATTAAACCTTGTTAATCTTagtagaatcctgaaaaaatgggACTTACACCAGTCGAGCAACTGAATGGGAAAGCACTTTTATATTTGCTAATGATCTAACATCAGTGTAAtttttaccattcaaaagctgtATATAAGACATTCATAGATTTCCTTATCAATGGCAAATCAGTTTTATTACTCTTGCTGGGAACAACGCCTCACTATCACTCCCACACTCTCATTTATATTTGCTATTAAATGGGAAActggatgcaaacttcacttttatatggtgtttgcatataaatgtgtcttttcAGCAGGCACCTTGAGTTTGAGAAGACAAAAATGAACATCAAATGGTTTTATGCCTGGACTCAAGGGCTCAAAATATATGTAAAGTGAAGCCAGGAAACGAGTTTTAACAGCAAAATGGAGTACAACTACCAAGTGAAATAGTGGTGTGCCATGGATTAAcctcacacacaaacaagcgGTTGCGTGTCACACACATTCCAAACTGTGGGACACGTTTCAAAAGGAGATGTGGCAAATCGATGTTGTCTGAGGCCCCTGTTGagaaaaatattacttaaactTAATCTGGGTGATAcagaatttatatcatgcaataaaTATCAATCAAACACACAAATCATTGATGTCAATGTGATGTCAGTATGACATCAATTTGACGTCTTAACCATGACATTGATTTGAAAGTGAATGTCAAACACATTGGCCTGCATATACATAAAAGCAATTTCAGTGTGAGTATTAACTTCATATTTTCACCCTATTACTACTGGAAGAAATTGCTGTCCAAACTGACTTCAAAATGATGTTATACAGCATCTTGATCAAGTCTTGACTAACATTTGACATCAAATTGATATCAACTGATATCAAGGTGCCGACTGGATTAGAAGTAGGGTTGGGTAATGAAACCCCCCGGTATTTACAAGACTGAATCAGAGAGcagatccacaaataaatcttagagtttcacaaattaaattaacaaacaaaataaaatgagatttgcaaataaaaaacatgttcaaaaatatgttttatagcATGAATAGATCTTTGCCTGGCATTCATTGTGTATGGCTTTCTGTGCATTTTTAGATACTCATACTGATGGCAACAGCTAGTTCActgagaaatcattctgattaagtctatttcttcttttcttcctCAAACCAGCTCATAAACCAGCTTAGAGGTGcattaccgccacctactggactAGAGTCATTTTAGTAACACCCTTGGGCAACCATTTTATAGACATGTTGCCCTGCTGTATCTTCTTGAATGGGAAATggataatttacaaaaacatatgtcaaaacttaatgaAACTTTACCGGTTGGTCCAGAAAATGTGCGTGTactttctaaaacaaaatattccTTGATTTGCTCTTTTGGTTGATTGACTTTCTTTCCTCCAGCAGCCATATTGCAGTTTTGAGTCTGTCTTCTCTTTCATGGTTGTGTTTGGCTTCTCTTTGTGATGTACCTTCTGTTTAAGCCTTAGGCCTGTGTGGTATGTCCTAATTTGATACTCAGAGTCTAAGATGAACTCATAGCCTAAATGAACACATACATACTAAGATtcactgaatattaaaaaaaaaaaacattatatggGAATTATAGGGGCAAGTAATGCTAATATCCCCCTTCCCCctgaaactttataaaccgtttGTTATAAAGTTTCAAAGCAATACCGGGGTTCTTGGTAAATATTCatgttgaatttttttctcaaatatgaaaaatgataTGTAGTACTTTATTAtgatattgtaaaaatgtttatttacacacacaaattatttaTCTAAGTGTTTTGACGTGAGATAACCGACCCACATTATTTCCTCCCGTTCAGATTGGTCAAAGTGTGCTCTTTGCGGTCAGCTGCAAAATGTATCTCAGCATGTGCATTGGTCTAACATTGTGGTCTTTGCACAAAAGTGATAGCAGATCCTCACTTGTTTCTGTTTCAGGATGTGTGTTGTGCTGACCTGATTTCTGTTTAGATGTGTTTGTGCTTGTGCCACCAGTGACCTTTAACAATAAATGTACCCACAGTAGTGCAGGAGAAAACTGCTGAAGCATGCACATCGGTCAAAACAAGCTGCAAAACACTATTAATAGAAGTACCACTAGTACATGCCAGattcattttaattgcttttcattatgcttttaaaatacttttgttGTGTGGTAGCTTGTTTCTGTGTTgtcatagaaacactaaatgatGTTTGCCTGATGACAGGTACAAATGAATCGTATTAATTgcaaatgtgactctggaccacaaaaccagtcttaagtagcacaagtatatttgtagcaatagccaaaattacattgtataggtcaaatttattgatttttcttttatgccaaaaatcattaggatattaagtaaagatcatgttccattaagatattttgtaaaatgtcctactgtaaatatatcaaaacttcatttttgattagtaatatgcattgctaagaatttcaacaactttaaaggcaattttctcagtatttagatatttttgcaccctcagattccagaatttcaaatagttttatctctgCCAAATAGTGTCTTATcctaatttattcagctttcggttgatgtataaatctcaatttctgaaaaaattgacactttatggtccagggtcacaaatgattgAGTGTGAAACTCTTGTCTTTTCTCATTTGACTTGCATTAGTTACAGGCACTTAATGAAaaagttttccaaaaaaaaaaaaaaaaaaaaacaaagacaacaacaacaaaaaacaaaacaaaaacaaacaaaaaaaaactaaactaaaaacacCCACCCACACATGGAACgagattttgaagaatgttgttaACCAAACAATACTGGTGCCCATTTATTACCATtggacaaaagaaaaaaaaagaaagaaagaaagaaaaaaaaaaaatgattacagtgagtaaatgatgacagaatttaattaattaatttgtttgtttttatgtgaactgtccctttaagcagCTTGAACAATGTACCAGTAGCCATCACAAATGATAAACATTAATCACCATATTTTGCCgccataaaaaaaatgaacattctgtcatcatttagaaAATATCCAAACCTATATAAcatgaaagaagatatttttaagatttttggttcccattgacgTCCATTGTAATTgttgtccatacaatggaagATGACGGGAATCAAAACTGTCTGGTctccaacattctttaaaaaaatcttatttcatgttTCGCAGAAGACAGATCGGCATGAGGGCAAATAAGTGATTGCATTTTGTATGGAGTATCCCTTTAATTTGTTTGGACACAACTAAGCAAGTTGCAACTAAGCGTAGGTTGTTTTAAAAAGAACTTGAATCCCCTTTCACAACACTGTTAAGCTTCTGTTTTTGTTGAAGTCCTGTGCAGTTGGATTTACAGTTGTATCATTGTATTACATGTGTATCAAGACAAAAAACGTGTTTATGCAAAATCTTCAATGAATTTATCATAATGGTTTTCATTTATCATATGTAacaatgaatgaaaaataatcaGTTAATATAAATTTACTTTATCAACAGATGCAATACAGAGTCCTAAATGTTAAGTttccaaaaaatgtttgttaaaactATGTAGACCAGAGGTTCTGAACTGTTAAGCACTTATGGCCTACTCAACCAACCACAAAAGTCTCCACAGACCCCCTAAACTTAACTGTCTGTAAAAGTAAACTGACctacacaaacaaatgactccaAACAACAGAAGTTATGTACATTTCTTTATACTGCACATCTgtcaaaatgcaaaacataaaGATACAGAACTGTTTGGTGACCTTTTGACCTCTGGTtgttatattacacaatatgtaacataagaatgaaagaatggaaaatatgcatattcatattcaaatcACATTTCACAACTTgtctgaaaataatttttttttttttttcacatggaTTAATAATATCTGTCCTGAACCAAATATCTGTTAATTTGGGGGCCTGGCTTTTGTATTGTGTTGACTGCAGGAAGTCCACTAGGTCAAAGAACTGTTTATTCGCATGGAAACGTTAACGAGGACAAGGGGTGTCAACTAAAAGTCGACGGAGAAGGTATATATGATTGTAACTTGGCCAATAAGAACTTGTTTCGTAGTTTGGACAATTTGCATACATGATATATTGAAGTTTTTTTCGGTttatatgtcataatttcatTTTGTTCTCAGGAAAAACCGCTCTGATGCCAGCTCTCAAAATGTTTGCTCTGCGTACATATATTCTTATATCCTGCATATCATGTAAGTAATCTGAATTTGCACATATGCATattatcatttgtttattttgtatttttgtagctttttaaaattatttaaaaatattttcaaaatagtttATTACATAGCATAATTTTAGAATATTGAATAATATTggagtttaaaagtttgagtgtaaaatgtgaaaattttaaatgaaaaacacatatgACTTTATATTCTTAGTATTTTGTCCCTCTTTTGCTTTAATGGTAGCAGCACTCGAGCTGCTCATATCATATTTTCTAGCTtgatttaaaagtgattttaagAACAGTTTGTGATTCGGCGGAAGAACATCTGAGCATCTGtgcttattattaaattaaattttattcaaaatgttcattcaaaattcaaaacttTTGTTTACTAGTTTAATTTTACACTAAATGTTCATTATGCCTCAGACTTTTAGACTCcactacaaatatatatacaaaaaaatatgcaaaatgatTGACTTCCCAGGACTCATGAGGgcttttctttgtttatttcagGTGTATCTATGATCCCCAGTGTTTTTCAGCCGAACGTCTCAATCACAGCACCAGTCGGTGGTTCGGTCATCCTTGAATGCCACACCACTGCTGATCTGGTTGTGGCCTGGTTTTGGCTGAAACAATTCCCAGGAGAAAAGTTAAACCCTATAGTTTTCACATATTACCAGAAGATAAATCTTCAAGAAGAATTTCTCAATGAATCACAacttaaattcaaattcagtgACAATAAATCTGCATTAATATTCACCAAGATTACCTCCAGAGATGCCGCCTATTACCATTGTGGTGTGCTACTGTATGAGAAGCTCTACTTTGGAGGGGGAACTTATCTGACAGTTAATGGTGAGTGGAAAGCTTGTAATGTAAGATCTGTGACATTTAATTTGgattaaaagtttgttttagtattattgctGCCAGtactaaagtatattatttttcattatagaTGCAAAGCCAGTTAAAGTCATTCAGCATCCCGTTTTGGACTCACATCATGTAGGGGACTCAGTGACTCTTCATTGTTCAATCTTTGGTGAGAGTTGTTCAGGAGGACAGAGTGTGTACTGGCTTAGATACAAACCAGGAGAGGCCAATTCAGGATTCATTTACACTGATGGAGACAGAAAAGATCAATGTGAGAAGACCTCTATGACTGGATCAACTGTACAGAGCTGTGTGCACAAAGTCCCCAAAAACCTCACCAGTGATGAAACATACTTTTGCAGTGTGGTCACATGTGGAAAGCTAATCATTGGAAATGGAACTAAATTGATGGTAGCTGATGGTAAAGCATACTTTATTGCTCACATTGTTTGTATTCTGGCAAAAGATTTCCTAAATCAGTGCTTAGTTTTCAGAgacctaaaaaataatgaaacagacaaaaagttattttattatttccatttgaatgttttatatttagattataAAGTTAAGCTTTTTTTCTCCAGCTGCTCCCCAGAAAACAATGGCCTATATCATCACACTGCTCTCTGCTGTATTAGTGATATCAGTGATAGTGAATATAATCATGGTGCTGTTATGGAGAAGAGCTACAAACAGAGGTAAGCACATAAGTTATTCAACTCACAAAATTACATTGTCAAAAAACTTATCATCtgaaaggtgaataaataagctttccattgatgtatggtttgttaggattggacaatatttgagatacaactgtttgaaaatctggaatctgagggtgcaaaaaaatcgaaatattgagaaatcgcttagcaatacatattacgttttaatatatttacggtaggaaatttacaaaatatcttcatggagcatgatctttactctatcctaatgttatgttttattggcataaaagaaaaatcaataattttgacctatacaatgtatttttggttattgctacaaaaaaacccgtgctacttaagactggttttgtgttccagggtcacatattatcaGCAATTATCACcagaatgatatatatataaaaatatattgactttttaaatttcttttcatgatacatttttaaggtGTTGACCATGTACAGTCTACAGCCCAGGTAAGCTTTATACTGTTACATTATAAGTAGCTATAGGGCGAAAGTGCATAAACTTCACCTGTCAAATAAAAGTTATGAACATTAAtcatttaagatatttatgaagCATCCAGAATAACTGTACTGCTTATACATACAGATATATCTTTTATAtcttttatatatgtgtgtgtgtatgcatgtgtgtatgtgtgtgtataaacaaTAACAGGACTGagtaatgttaaaattattattatcattctCTTATTAGACTGCAGACATAGACTCTGAAAATTACGCATCGCTGAAGTTCTCTTCACACCAGCctacacaaaaaatgaaaagccGCAAAGAGGCAACCTCTGTTGTCTATGCGTCTGTTCGTCAAACAAGAAGCATAAAACAATGATTTCCTCATTCTTAAtgcttgtcattttttaagTGTGCATAAGATTGACTTCagagaacagtttttttttgtctgtaaagATTTTAAATGAAGGCCATATCATGTGGTCTTACATGAACACTGGAGCATTCAGCTGCAAGACagagttctgttttttttttgatcttaGTGTGGTTTACAGTTGACGTGATGTGATGAAGAAGAGATGTCTGTTACTgtcttttttatgttgttgtctTAAAGGGCAATAGGAGTGTGTGGTCATCATGTAATTCAATGTCTAAATTTTAC
The sequence above is a segment of the Labeo rohita strain BAU-BD-2019 chromosome 7, IGBB_LRoh.1.0, whole genome shotgun sequence genome. Coding sequences within it:
- the LOC127168784 gene encoding uncharacterized protein LOC127168784, which produces MPALKMFALRTYILISCISCVSMIPSVFQPNVSITAPVGGSVILECHTTADLVVAWFWLKQFPGEKLNPIVFTYYQKINLQEEFLNESQLKFKFSDNKSALIFTKITSRDAAYYHCGVLLYEKLYFGGGTYLTVNDAKPVKVIQHPVLDSHHVGDSVTLHCSIFGESCSGGQSVYWLRYKPGEANSGFIYTDGDRKDQCEKTSMTGSTVQSCVHKVPKNLTSDETYFCSVVTCGKLIIGNGTKLMVADAAPQKTMAYIITLLSAVLVISVIVNIIMVLLWRRATNRGVDHVQSTAQTADIDSENYASLKFSSHQPTQKMKSRKEATSVVYASVRQTRSIKQ